The following proteins are co-located in the Dromiciops gliroides isolate mDroGli1 chromosome 2, mDroGli1.pri, whole genome shotgun sequence genome:
- the THBS1 gene encoding thrombospondin-1: MGLAWGLVLLLLLEVCGTNRISESGSDNSVFDLFDLPGAANKASGRRLVKGPDPSSPAFRIEDANRIPAMPDDKFQDLVDAIRAERGFIFLASLRQMKKTRGTLLTVEYKDHSGHIFSLVSNGKAGTLDLSMSVQGKQQVVSVEEALLATGQWKSIILFVQEDRAQLYVGCEKMENAELDAPIESIFTRDLAGSARLRVAKGDVNDNFQGVLQNVRFVFGTTPEDILRNKGCSSSTNQIITLDNPVNGSSPAIRTNYIGHKTKDLQAICGFSCDELASMFLELKGLRTIVTTLQDSVRKVTEENELLSNVMKSYPGCTYNGVKYNNNEMWTIDSCTECHCQNSVTMCKKVSCPLMPCSNATIPDGECCPRCWPSDSADDGWSPWSEWTSCSVTCGNGIQQRGRSCDSLNNRCEGSSVQTRTCHIQECDKRFKQDGGWSHWSPWSSCSVTCGSGEITRIRLCNSPSPQMNGKPCEGEARETKACQKEACPINGGWGPWSPWDICSVTCGGGLQKRSRLCNNPKPQYGGKDCVGDATGSQICNKQDCPIDGCLSNPCFAGAKCTSYPDGSWTCGACPAGYTGNGIQCKDVDECQEVPDACFNHNGVHRCENTDPGYNCLPCPPRFTGSQPFGRGVEHATANKQVCKPRNPCTDGTHDCNKNAKCNYLGHYSDPMFRCECKPGYAGNGIICGEDTDLDGWPNENLVCVANATYHCKKDNCPNLPNSGQEDYDKDGIGDACDNDDDNDKIPDDRDNCPFHYNPAQYDYDRDDVGDRCDNCPYNHNPDQADTDNNGEGDACAADIDGDGILNERDNCQYVYNVDQRDTDMDGVGDQCDNCPLEHNPDQLDSDSDRIGDTCDNNQDIDEDGHQNNLDNCPYVPNANQADHDKDGKGDACDHDDDNDGVPDDRDNCRLVPNPDQKDSDGDGRGDACKDDFDHDSVPDIDDICPENYDISETDFRRFQMIPLDPKGTSQNDPNWVVRHQGKELVQTVNCDPGLAIGFDEFNAVDFSGTFFINTERDDDYAGFVFGYQSSSRFYVVMWKQLTQSYWDSTPTIAQGYAGLSVKVVNSTTGPGEHLRNALWHTGNTPGQVRTLWHDPRHIGWKDFTAYRWRLSHRPKTGFIRVVMYEGKKIMADSGPIYDKTYAGGRLGLFVFSQEMVFFSDLKYECRDS; encoded by the exons ATGGGGCTGGCCTGGGGGCTCGTCCTCTTACTGCTGCTGGAAGTGTGTGGCACCAACAGGATCTCAG AGTCTGGGAGTGACAACAGTGTGTTCGACCTCTTCGATCTCCCTGGTGCTGCCAACAAGGCTTCTGGGCGACGTCTGGTGAAGGGTCCTGATCCCTCCAGCCCGGCTTTCCGAATCGAAGATGCCAATCGGATCCCCGCCATGCCAGATGACAAGTTCCAAGACCTGGTGGATGCAATCCGAGCAGAAAGGGGCTTTATCTTCCTGGCCTCCCTGAGGCAGATGAAGAAGACCCGGGGCACCCTTCTGACTGTGGAGTACAAGGATCATTCCGGCCACATCTTCAGTCTAGTTTCCAATGGCAAAGCAGGCACTCTAGACCTGAGCATGTCAGTACAGGGGAAGCAGCAAGTGGTATCAGTGGAAGAGGCACTCTTGGCCACAGGCCAATGGAAgagtatcatcctgtttgttcaGGAGGATCGGGCCCAGTTGTATGTAGGCTGTGAAAAGATGGAGAATGCTGAATTGGATGCCCCTATTGAAAGCATCTTCACCAGGGACCTGGCTGGCAGTGCCAGGCTCCGTGTGGCTAAGGGAGATGTCAATGATAACTTTCAG GGGGTGCTGCAAAATGTGAGGTTTGTCTTTGGAACCACACCAGAGGACATCCTAAGGAATAAAGGATGTTCAAGCT CCACCAATCAAATCATCACACTTGACAACCCAGTAAATGGCTCCAGTCCTGCCATTCGAACTAACTACATTGGCCACAAGACCAAGGACCTTCAGGCAATCTGTGGCTTCTCCTGTGATGAGCTGGCCAGCATGTTCTTGGAGCTTAAGGGACTTCGGACCATAGTGACTACATTGCAAGACAGCGTCCGCAAGGTG ACTGAAGAAAATGAGCTACTGTCAAATGTAATGAAGTCGTACCCTGGATGCACTTACAATGgagttaaatataataataatgaaatgtgGACTATTGATAGTTGCACCGAATGCCATTGTCAG aACTCAGTGACCATGTGCAAAAAAGTGTCCTGCCCCCTCATGCCCTGTTCTAACGCCACAATTCCCGATGGAGAATGCTGCCCACGTTGCTGGC CCAGTGATTCTGCAGATGATGGCTGGTCCCCATGGTCTGAGTGGACGTCCTGTTCAGTGACCTGTGGCAATGGGATTCAGCAGAGAGGCCGTTCTTGTGATAGCCTCAACAACCGATGTGAAGGCTCCTCTGTCCAGACTCGTACTTGTCATATTCAGGAGTGCGACAAGAGAT TCAAACAGGATGGAGGCTGGAGCCACTGGTCTCCATGGTCATCTTGCTCTGTGACCTGTGGTAGTGGTGAGATCACCAGGATTCGACTTTGCAACTCTCCCAGCCCCCAGATGAATGGAAAGCCATGTGAAGGAGAAGCAAGAGAAACCAAGGCCTGCCAGAAAGAGGCCTGCCCAA TCAATGGAGGTTGGGGACCTTGGTCACCATGGGATATCTGTTCTGTTACCTGTGGAGGAGGCCTGCAGAAACGTAGCAGGCTCTGCAATAATCCCAAACCCCAATATGGAGGCAAGGATTGTGTGGGTGATGCAACTGGAAGCCAAATCTGTAACAAGCAAGACTGTCCCATTG ATGGATGCTTGTCAAATCCTTGCTTTGCTGGTGCCAAATGTACCAGCTACCCTGATGGCTCTTGGACATGTGGTGCCTGTCCAGCTGGCTACACTGGAAATGGAATCCAGTGCAAAGATGTTGATGAG TGCCAAGAGGTCCCCGATGCCTGCTTTAACCATAATGGAGTGCACAGGTGTGAGAACACTGACCCTGGCTATAACTGTCTGCCCTGTCCACCACGTTTCACAGGATCTCAGCCTTTCGGACGGGGTGTTGAGCATGCCACTGCTAATAAACAG GTGTGCAAGCCCCGCAATCCCTGCACAGATGGAACTCACGACTGCAATAAGAATGCCAAATGCAATTACTTGGGACATTACAGTGACCCCATGTTCCGCTGCGAGTGCAAGCCAGGCTATGCTGGCAATGGTATCATCTGTGGGGAAGACACTGACTTGGATGGCTGGCCCAATGAGAACCTTGTCTGTGTTGCCAATGCAACTTATCACTGCAAAAAA gATAATTGCCCTAACCTTCCCAACTCTGGCCAGGAAGACTATGATAAAGATGGAATTGGTGATGCctgtgataatgatgatgacaatgataaaatCCCAGATGACAGG GACAACTGCCCATTCCATTATAACCCAGCTCAGTATGACTACGATAGAGATGATGTTGGTGACCGCTGTGACAACTGTCCCTATAACCACAATCCAGATCAAGCAGATACTGATAACAATGGAGAAGGAGATGCCTGTGCTGCAGACATTGATGGAGATG GTATTCTGAATGAGAGAGACAACTGCCAATATGTATATAATGTCGACCAAAGGGATACTGATATGGATGGCGTTGGTGACCAATGTGACAACTGCCCACTAGAACATAATCCAGATCAG ttggACTCTGACTCTGACCGTATTGGTGACACATGTGACAACAATCAGGATATTGATGAAGATGGCCACCAGAACAATCTGGACAACTGCCCCTATGTGCCCAATGCCAATCAAGCCGATCATGACAAAGATGGCAAAGGGGACGCTTGTGAccatgatgatgacaatgacggTGTCCCTGATGACAGAGACAACTGCAGACTGGTGCCCAATCCTGACCAGAAAGACTCTGATG GTGATGGACGGGGAGATGCCTGCAAAGATGATTTTGACCACGACAGTGTGCCAGACATTGATGATATCTGCCCAGAGAACTATGATATCAGTGAGACTGATTTCCGACGATTCCAGATGATCCCTCTGGACCCCAAGGGGACATCCCAGAATGATCCCAACTGGGTTGTGCGTCACCAGGGTAAAGAGCTGGTCCAGACTGTGAATTGTGATCCTGGCCTTGCTATAG GCTTTGATGAATTTAATGCTGTGGACTTCAGTGGTACCTTCTTCATCAACACTGAAAGAGATGATGACTATGCTGGCTTTGTGTTTGGCTACCAATCCAGCAGCCGCTTCTATGTTGTGATGTGGAAACAGCTCACCCAGTCCTATTGGGACAGCACTCCCACCATAGCTCAGGGCTATGCAGGCCTTTCTGTCAAAGTGGTCAACTCAACCACAGGGCCAGGGGAGCATCTGAGGAATGCTCTGTGGCACACAGGAAACACCCCTGGGCAG gtcAGAACCCTGTGGCATGACCCTCGTCACATTGGCTGGAAAGATTTCACTGCCTACAGATGGCGTCTTAGCCATAGACCCAAAACTGGCTTCATCAG agtgGTGAtgtatgaaggaaagaaaataatggcTGACTCAGGACCCATCTATGACAAGACCTATGCTGGTGGAAGATTAGGATTATTTGTCTTCTCTCAAGAAATGGTGTTCTTCTCTGATCTTAAATATGAATGCAGAG ATTCCTAA